One genomic window of Elaeis guineensis isolate ETL-2024a chromosome 2, EG11, whole genome shotgun sequence includes the following:
- the LOC105060230 gene encoding LOW QUALITY PROTEIN: probable inositol transporter 2 (The sequence of the model RefSeq protein was modified relative to this genomic sequence to represent the inferred CDS: deleted 2 bases in 1 codon) — protein MEGGVHGVDSSAFKECVSLAWRHPYVLRLAFSAGIGGLLFGYDTGVISGALLYIRDDFSSVDKKTWLQEAIVSTAIAGAIIGAAVGGWANDRFGRKTSILVADILFFVGAVIMASAPNPALLIVGRIFVGLGVGMASMTSPLYISEASPANVRGALVSTNGFLITGGQFLSYLINLAFTTAPGTWRWMLGIAGLPALLQFILMLLLPESPRWLYRKGREEEAETILRKIYPAHQVDGEIRALKESVEAEIEEAGSSEKINLKKLVETKTVRRGLIAGVGLQAFQQFIGINTVMYYSPTIVQLAGFASNQTALALSLVTSGLNAIGTIVSIYFIDRTGRKKLSIISLSGVIISIAILSAVFHQATTHSPSVSQQETAHFAPYTCPEYRSASTSWDCMTCLKASSPSCGFCASGTNKLFPGACLISNSTTKDMCHKENRLWYERGCPSKYGWLALAGLALYIIFFSPGMGTVPWVVNSEIYPLRFRGVCGGIAATANWRVSNVIVSQSFLSLTEAIGTAWTFLLFGIISVVALFFVLIFVPETKGLPIEEVEKMLEERDLRLKFWKKRSI, from the exons ATGGAAGGAGGAGTTCATGGAGTGGATTCATCAGCATTCAAGGAGTGTGTCTCTCTTGCATGGAGGCACCCATATGTTCTTCGATTGGCCTTTTCTGCAGGAATTGGAGGCCTACTCTTTGGTTACGACACTG GAGTAATTTCTGGAGCTCTACTTTACATTCGCGATGACTTTTCTTCAGTCGACAAGAAGACATGGTTACAA GAGGCTATTGTTAGCACAGCAATTGCAGGGGCGATCATCGGAGCAGCAGTGGGAGGATGGGCAAACGATCGGTTTGGGAGGAAAACTTCAATCCTGGTCGCCGACATCCTCTTCTTTGTAGGTGCTGTCATCATGGCCTCTGCTCCAAACCCAGCGCTCCTCATCGTAGGCCGCATATTTGTCGGCCTTGGTGTCGGAATGGCATCGATGACATCGCCACTTTATATATCAGAAGCCTCCCCAGCAAATGTTCGGGGTGCACTAGTCAGCACCAATGGCTTCCTTATAACCGGAGGGCAATTCCTGTCCTATCTCATCAACCTGGCCTTCACTACG GCACCTGGAACATGGAGGTGGATGCTGGGAATTGCCGGACTTCCTGCTCTGTTGCAGTTCATTTTGATGTTACTCCTTCCTGAATCACCTCGATGGCTTTATAGAAAG GGTAGAGAAGAAGAAGCTGAAAccatattgagaaaaatttatcCAGCTCATCAGGTTGATGGAGAGATCAGAGCGCTCAAAGAATCAGTAGAAGCTGAGATCGAAGAAGCAGGATCATCTGAGAAGATCAATCTCAAGAAGCTGGTGGAGACAAAGACTGTGCGGAGGGGGCTAATCGCTGGAGTCGGGCTACAGGCCTTCCAGCAGTTTATAGGCATCAACACAGTCATGTACTACAGTCCTACCATTGTTCAGTTAGCTGGTTTTGCATCAAACCAGACAGCATTAGCGCTCTCTCTGGTAACATCCGGCCTTAATGCTATCGGTACGATCGTTAGCATCTACTTCATCGACAGAACGGGGAGGAAAAAACTTTCCATCATCAGCTTATCTGGTGTTATTATCTCCATTGCAATTCTTTCAGCAGTCTTCCATCAGGCAACAACACACTCACCGAGTGTCAGCCAGCAGGAGACTGCACATTTTGCTCCCTATACCTGCCCGGAATATCGGTCAGCATCGACTTCCTGGGACTGCATGACATGCTTGAAAGCATCATCTCCAAGCTGTGGCTTTTGTGCTTCTGGCACCAACAAG TTATTTCCTGGAGCATGTTTGATCTCAAATTCAACGACGAAGGATATGTGTCATAAGGAAAACAGGCTGTGGTATGAGAGAGGATGTCCAAGCAAATATGGATGGTTGGCATTGGCCGGATTGGCATTATACATAATCTTCTTCTCTCCAGGGATGGGCACTGTGCCGTGGGTTGTGAATTCTGAGATATATCCATTGAGGTTCAGGGGAGTTTGTGGAGGAATTGCAGCCACTGCTAACTGG CGGGTCTCTAATGTGATCGTTTCACAGTCTTTCCTATCTCTGACAGAGGCAATTGGGACTGCATGGACCTTTCTGCTCTTTGGTATCATATCGGTGGTCGCACTATTCTTCGTGTTGATCTTTGTGCCGGAAACTAAAGGGCTACCAATTGAAGAGGTGGAGAAGATGCTTGAGGAAAGGGATCTGCGTCTCAAGTTTTGGAAGAAGCGGTCAATTTAG